The following are from one region of the Nostoc cf. commune SO-36 genome:
- a CDS encoding beta strand repeat-containing protein, with translation MTEFKVNTTVIGNQSNSTVAIDQNGNFVICWTSFDENGVGGIYAQRYNNDGAPQGNQFKVNTLTTDNQSIPTAAMDANGNFIISWTNFAENGSSTGIYAQRYNSAGMPQGGEFKVNTDIDSILDSTVAIAMNANGAFAISWSKLEVDGSDFEVYARLYDSTGMPQDVQFKVNKTFEDKQYYPTVAMNVDGGFIISWTSNLQDDSGNGIYAQRYDNTGMPQGEEFRVNATIINNQTNPTVAIDATGNFVISWQSENQDGDGYGIYAQRYNSAGEAQGNEFRVNTKIVNDQINPKVAMDARGNFVISWQSNVQDNSGYGIYAQRYDSAGNAQGEEFQVNAYTSNDQSIPTVAMNGKGDFVISWTSYGQDRLVPQDEDINSNGGIYAQLYKSGVPPIITSVSTSALEYTENANTIIDSGITVSDKDSDNLASATVSITSGFISAQDTLAFTSENGITGSYNSSTGVLTLTGSSSVANYQTALRSVTYSNRSDNPSLTPRTVRFIVNDGSTNSTAITRNINITAVNDAPVAAATNSVLLYTENTTTAIDSGITVSDVDSPTLTSATVSITSGFISAQDTLAFATQNGITGSYDSSTGVLTLNGSATVANYQTALRSVTYTNSSDNPSLTPRTVSFLVNDGSTNSTAITRNINITAVNDAPVAAATNSVLLYTENTTTAIDSGITVSDVDSPTLTSATVSITSGFISAQDTLAFATQNGITGSYDSSTGVLTLNGSATVANYQTALRSVTYTNSSDNPSLTPRTVSFLVNDGTANSTAVTHDINITGVNDAPVAAATNSVLAYIENATTAIDSGITVSDIDSPTLTSATVSITSGFISAQDTLAFTSKNGITGSYDSSTGVLTLTGSSSVANYQAALRSITYSNSSDNPSLTPRTVSFIVNDGTANSTAVTRDINITGVNDAPVAAATNSALAYIENATTAIDSDITVSDVDSDNLASATIRITSGFISAQDTLAFTNQNGITGSYNSSTGVLTLTGSSSVANYQTALGSVTYSNSSNKPTLTPRTVSFLVNDGTANSTAVTHDINITGVNDAPVAAATNSVLAYIENATTAIDSGITVSDTDSPTLTSATVSITSGFISAQDTLAFTSKNGITGSYDSSTGVLTLTGSSSVANYQAALRSVTYSNSSNKPTLTPRTVSFLVNDGTANSTAVTRDINITGVNDAPVAAATNSALAYIENATTAIDSDITVSDVDSDNLASATIRITSGFISAQDTLAFTNQNGITGSYNSSTGVLTLTGSSSVANYQTALRSVTYSNSSNKPTLTPRTVSFIVNDGTANSTAVTRNINITAVNDAPVAVNDSITTNKDTPIIISATTLLSNDTDADISDVLSITDFTQPIQGTLVNNNNGTYTYTPVQNYYGSDGFTYTMSDGQGGSSTATVNLTINEITPPINGTLVADKLTGTEKSDIISGLQGNDTLQGLGDNDTLNGGDGNDSLDGGAGADSLIGGKGNDIYIVDNLNDSITEGLNAGTDLVKSSVTWVLGANLENLTLTGSEAINGTGNSFNNILIGNAAANFLSGENGNDSLTGDVGDDTLVGSVGNDTLDGGLGADSLIGGAGNDIYIVDNLSDSITEGLNAGTDLVKSSVIWVLEANLENLTLTGSEAINGTGNNLKNILIGNTGANILSGEDGNDSLIGGVGNDTLFGGVGDDTLDGGLGSDSLIGGAGNDIYIVDNVNDSIIEGLDAGIDLVNSSVNWVLVDNLEKLTLTGSGAISGTGNSLNNILTGNSGANTLRGEDGNDSLIGGSGNDTLLGGVGDDTLNGGAGVDSLDGGVGNDIYTVDNVNDSIIEGLDAGTDLVNSSITWVLGNNLENLTLTGSKLINGTGNSLNNTLTGNTGANTLIGGDGNDSLSGNSGNDTLLGGLGDDLLAGGVGLDVLTGGIGQDSFNLTGSRTGGYDTIADFTLGDDTILVSKAEFKLVQSQNTTLDSGLFLLGTSAIAGGDRFIYDQTTGNLFFDADGIGKTAQIKIAHFSNQVALTSANITVIA, from the coding sequence ATGACTGAATTCAAAGTAAATACTACTGTTATCGGTAATCAATCTAACTCCACAGTAGCGATAGATCAAAATGGGAACTTTGTCATTTGCTGGACTAGTTTTGATGAGAACGGGGTTGGTGGGATATATGCCCAACGATACAACAATGATGGGGCACCTCAAGGGAATCAATTTAAGGTCAATACCCTGACCACAGACAATCAAAGTATCCCCACAGCAGCGATGGATGCAAACGGGAACTTTATCATTTCCTGGACTAATTTTGCTGAGAACGGGTCTAGCACTGGGATATATGCCCAACGCTACAACAGTGCAGGGATGCCTCAAGGAGGTGAATTTAAAGTCAATACCGACATCGACAGCATTTTGGACTCCACTGTAGCGATAGCGATGAATGCAAATGGGGCCTTTGCCATTTCCTGGAGTAAATTGGAGGTGGATGGATCTGACTTTGAGGTATATGCCCGACTCTACGACAGTACTGGGATGCCTCAAGATGTCCAATTTAAGGTCAATAAAACCTTTGAAGACAAACAATATTACCCCACAGTCGCAATGAATGTAGATGGGGGCTTTATCATTTCCTGGACTAGCAATCTTCAAGATGATTCTGGCAATGGGATATATGCCCAACGCTACGACAATACTGGGATGCCTCAAGGAGAGGAATTTCGGGTTAATGCCACCATCATCAACAATCAAACTAACCCCACAGTTGCGATAGATGCGACAGGAAACTTTGTTATTTCTTGGCAAAGCGAGAACCAGGACGGAGATGGCTATGGGATATATGCCCAACGCTACAACAGTGCAGGGGAGGCTCAAGGGAACGAATTTCGGGTCAATACCAAAATCGTTAACGATCAAATTAACCCCAAGGTAGCGATGGATGCAAGGGGAAACTTTGTCATTTCTTGGCAAAGCAATGTTCAAGACAATTCTGGCTATGGGATATATGCCCAACGCTACGACAGTGCAGGGAATGCTCAAGGGGAAGAATTTCAAGTCAATGCTTATACTTCCAACGACCAAAGTATCCCCACAGTAGCGATGAATGGAAAGGGAGACTTTGTAATTTCCTGGACTAGTTATGGTCAAGATAGGCTAGTACCGCAGGATGAGGACATAAATTCTAATGGGGGGATATATGCCCAACTATACAAAAGTGGGGTTCCTCCGATAATTACCTCTGTTTCTACATCTGCCCTAGAATACACTGAGAACGCCAATACAATCATCGACTCAGGCATCACCGTTAGCGACAAAGATTCAGATAACTTAGCTAGTGCCACCGTTAGCATTACTAGTGGTTTTATTTCTGCTCAAGATACCCTCGCCTTCACCAGCGAAAATGGGATTACGGGCAGCTACAACAGTAGCACAGGTGTTTTAACCTTAACTGGCAGTTCCAGCGTTGCTAATTATCAAACCGCACTACGTTCCGTTACTTATAGCAACAGGAGTGATAACCCCAGTCTCACACCTCGTACCGTCAGATTTATAGTTAATGATGGGTCTACTAATAGCACTGCCATTACCCGCAACATTAATATTACGGCAGTGAATGATGCACCTGTTGCTGCTGCCACCAACTCTGTCCTGCTATACACTGAGAATACCACTACAGCCATCGACTCAGGCATCACCGTTAGCGATGTAGACTCTCCTACCCTAACTAGTGCCACCGTCAGCATTACCAGTGGCTTTATTTCTGCTCAAGATACCCTCGCCTTCGCCACCCAAAATGGGATTACAGGCAGCTACGACAGCAGCACAGGTGTCTTAACGTTAAATGGCAGTGCCACAGTTGCTAATTATCAAACCGCACTGCGTTCCGTTACTTATACCAACAGCAGTGACAACCCCAGTCTCACACCTCGTACTGTCAGCTTTCTAGTTAATGATGGGTCTACTAATAGCACTGCCATTACCCGCAACATTAATATTACGGCAGTGAATGATGCACCTGTTGCTGCTGCCACCAACTCTGTCCTGCTATACACTGAGAATACCACTACAGCCATCGACTCAGGCATCACCGTTAGCGATGTAGACTCTCCTACCCTAACTAGTGCCACCGTCAGCATTACCAGTGGCTTTATTTCTGCTCAAGATACCCTCGCCTTCGCCACCCAAAATGGGATTACAGGCAGCTACGACAGCAGCACAGGTGTCTTAACGTTAAATGGCAGTGCCACAGTTGCTAATTATCAAACCGCACTGCGTTCCGTTACTTATACCAACAGCAGTGACAACCCCAGTCTCACACCTCGTACTGTCAGCTTTCTAGTTAATGATGGGACTGCTAATAGTACTGCCGTTACCCACGATATTAATATTACAGGAGTGAATGATGCACCTGTTGCTGCTGCCACCAACTCTGTCCTGGCATACATTGAGAACGCCACTACAGCCATCGACTCAGGTATCACCGTTAGCGACATAGACTCTCCTACCCTAACTAGTGCTACCGTCAGCATTACCAGTGGCTTTATTTCTGCTCAAGACACCCTCGCCTTCACCAGCAAAAATGGGATTACGGGCAGCTACGACAGCAGCACAGGTGTTTTAACCTTAACTGGCAGTTCCAGTGTTGCTAATTATCAAGCCGCACTACGTTCCATTACTTATAGCAACAGCAGTGACAACCCCAGTCTCACACCTCGTACTGTCAGCTTTATAGTTAATGATGGGACTGCTAATAGTACTGCCGTTACCCGCGATATTAATATTACAGGAGTGAATGATGCACCTGTTGCTGCTGCTACGAACTCTGCCCTGGCATACATTGAGAACGCCACTACAGCCATTGACTCAGACATCACCGTTAGCGACGTAGACTCAGATAATCTTGCTAGTGCCACCATTAGAATTACCAGTGGCTTTATTTCTGCTCAAGACACCCTCGCTTTTACCAACCAAAATGGGATTACGGGCAGCTACAATAGCAGCACAGGTGTTTTAACCTTAACTGGCAGTTCCAGCGTTGCTAATTATCAAACTGCACTGGGTTCAGTTACTTATAGCAACAGTAGTAATAAGCCCACCCTCACACCTCGTACTGTCAGCTTTCTAGTTAATGATGGGACTGCTAATAGTACTGCCGTTACCCACGATATTAATATTACAGGAGTGAATGATGCACCTGTTGCTGCTGCCACCAACTCTGTCCTGGCATACATTGAGAACGCCACTACAGCCATCGACTCAGGTATCACCGTTAGCGACACAGACTCTCCTACCCTAACTAGTGCTACCGTCAGCATTACCAGTGGCTTTATTTCTGCTCAAGATACCCTCGCCTTCACCAGTAAAAATGGGATTACGGGCAGCTACGACAGCAGCACAGGTGTTTTAACCTTAACTGGCAGTTCCAGTGTTGCTAATTATCAAGCCGCACTACGTTCAGTTACTTATAGCAACAGTAGTAATAAGCCCACCCTCACACCTCGTACTGTCAGCTTTCTAGTTAATGATGGGACTGCTAATAGTACTGCCGTTACCCGCGATATTAATATTACAGGAGTGAATGATGCACCTGTTGCTGCTGCTACAAACTCTGCCCTGGCATACATTGAGAACGCCACTACAGCCATTGACTCAGACATCACCGTTAGCGACGTAGACTCAGATAATCTTGCTAGTGCCACCATTAGAATTACCAGTGGCTTTATTTCTGCTCAAGACACCCTCGCTTTTACCAACCAAAATGGGATTACGGGCAGCTACAATAGCAGCACAGGTGTTTTAACCTTAACTGGCAGTTCCAGCGTTGCTAATTATCAAACTGCACTACGTTCAGTGACTTATAGCAACAGTAGTAATAAGCCCACCCTCACACCTCGTACTGTCAGCTTTATAGTTAATGATGGGACTGCTAATAGTACTGCCGTTACCCGCAATATTAATATTACGGCAGTGAATGATGCACCCGTTGCTGTTAACGATAGCATTACCACAAACAAAGACACACCTATTATCATTAGTGCTACTACTCTGTTAAGCAATGATACAGATGCTGATATTAGTGATGTATTGAGCATTACTGACTTCACCCAACCTATTCAAGGAACTTTAGTTAACAACAACAACGGTACTTACACTTATACACCTGTCCAAAACTATTATGGCTCCGACGGCTTCACTTACACCATGAGTGATGGGCAGGGAGGCAGTAGTACTGCTACGGTCAACTTGACCATTAATGAAATCACCCCTCCAATTAATGGCACTTTAGTTGCAGACAAGCTGACTGGTACGGAGAAGAGTGATATCATCTCAGGATTGCAGGGCAATGATACCCTCCAAGGACTAGGTGATAACGACACTCTTAATGGCGGCGATGGAAATGATTCTTTAGATGGTGGTGCAGGGGCTGACAGCCTCATCGGTGGTAAAGGCAATGATATTTACATCGTAGACAACCTGAACGATTCGATTACTGAAGGCTTAAATGCAGGTACAGATTTAGTTAAGTCTTCGGTAACTTGGGTGTTGGGAGCTAACTTGGAAAACTTGACCCTGACTGGAAGTGAAGCAATCAATGGTACTGGTAACAGCTTTAATAATATCCTGATTGGAAATGCTGCCGCTAACTTCTTGAGTGGAGAAAATGGCAATGATAGCTTGACTGGTGATGTAGGTGATGACACCTTAGTGGGCAGTGTAGGCAATGACACCTTAGATGGAGGTTTGGGAGCTGATAGTCTCATTGGTGGAGCTGGCAATGACATTTACATCGTAGACAATCTGAGCGATTCGATTACTGAAGGCTTAAATGCAGGTACAGATTTAGTTAAGTCTTCGGTAATTTGGGTGTTGGAAGCTAACTTGGAGAACTTGACCCTGACTGGAAGTGAAGCAATCAATGGTACTGGCAACAATCTTAAGAATATCCTGATTGGAAATACTGGCGCTAACATCTTGAGTGGAGAAGATGGGAACGATAGCCTGATTGGTGGTGTAGGCAATGATACCTTGTTCGGCGGTGTAGGCGATGACACCTTAGATGGAGGTTTAGGATCTGATAGTCTCATTGGTGGAGCTGGCAATGACATCTACATCGTAGATAACGTGAACGATTCGATTATTGAAGGCTTAGATGCAGGTATAGATTTAGTCAATTCTTCGGTGAATTGGGTGTTGGTAGATAACCTGGAGAAGCTGACTCTGACTGGAAGTGGGGCAATAAGTGGTACTGGTAACAGCCTTAATAACATCTTGACCGGAAATAGTGGCGCTAACACGTTGAGAGGAGAAGATGGCAATGATAGCCTGATTGGTGGTTCTGGGAATGACACTTTGTTGGGCGGTGTAGGCGATGACACCTTAAATGGAGGTGCAGGAGTTGACAGTCTTGATGGGGGAGTTGGTAATGACATTTACACTGTAGACAACGTGAACGACTCTATTATTGAAGGCTTAGATGCAGGTACAGATTTAGTCAATTCTTCGATAACTTGGGTGTTAGGCAATAACCTGGAGAACTTGACCCTGACTGGAAGCAAGCTAATTAATGGTACTGGTAACAGCCTCAATAACACCCTGACGGGAAATACTGGCGCTAACACTTTAATAGGAGGAGATGGTAATGATAGCCTCTCTGGAAACTCAGGCAATGACACCTTGCTCGGTGGTCTAGGTGATGATTTACTAGCTGGTGGAGTTGGTCTAGATGTGCTGACTGGTGGAATTGGGCAAGACAGTTTCAACCTAACTGGTAGCCGTACTGGAGGCTATGATACGATCGCTGATTTTACTCTTGGAGATGATACTATCTTGGTTTCCAAGGCTGAATTTAAACTAGTTCAATCTCAGAATACTACGCTCGATTCGGGCTTGTTTCTACTTGGTACTAGTGCGATCGCAGGAGGCGATCGCTTCATCTATGATCAAACTACGGGGAACCTATTCTTTGACGCAGATGGGATTGGTAAGACTGCACAAATTAAAATTGCCCACTTCTCGAATCAGGTAGCGCTTACTAGTGCAAATATTACTGTAATTGCCTAA